The following are encoded in a window of Dryobates pubescens isolate bDryPub1 chromosome 34, bDryPub1.pri, whole genome shotgun sequence genomic DNA:
- the SIK3 gene encoding serine/threonine-protein kinase SIK3 isoform X3: MADMGLDKERTVQSLRADAYDHYSAIYSLLCDRLRRHKNLRIASSPSIPRTIAFPAAAGIQAEQPGNAISINVPQVQLINPENQIVETDGTMNLDSDEGEEPSPEALVRYLSMRRHTVGVADPRTEVMEDLQKLLPGFPRVTPQAPFLQVTPNVNFMHSVLPRQNLQPTGQLEYKEQSLLQPPTLQLLNGMGPLGRRASDGGANIQLHAQQLLKRPRGPSPLVTMTPAVPAVTPVDEESSDGEPDQEAVQRYLANRSKRHTLAMTNPTAEIPPDLQRQLGQQSFRPRAWAPHLVPDQHRSIYKDSNTLHLPTERFSPVRRFSDGAASIQAFKAHLEKMGNNSSIKQLQQECEQLQKMYGGHMDERTLEKTQQQHMLYQQEQHHQILHQQIQDCIRPPQPSPPLQAPCENQPALLTHQLQRLRIQPSSPPPNHPNNHLFRQPNSSPPPVSSSVLQPHGASSQSQFQGMPSHNTIFPQSGNCSPPPAMGLTCLGLQQQSQPQQVTIQVQEPGDMVSSSLLPGASVAGQGMSSHARGMPLSPSANQLQMQHRANLMASLSYGHRQLSKQLSADSAESHSLSVSRYPPANYEQVHLHPHLFPEQPRVSPGSYSPAGGVGFAPAQQALKVPQLEQYPGFPPGPQPQQQQQQQHYTTSALQQALLSPTPPDYSRHQQVPHILQGLLSPRHSLSGHSDMRLPQAEFAQLLKRRQQQQQQQQQQQELQELFRHMSQGDAGSMGAGVAQSLSERQALSLPYQSADSYHPQSSPQHLLKIRAQECIQQAPPGPAPHGYGPQPALFHSESMEEDCAGEGARDSFADTKSSNTLTKGCHETPLLVSAAGHGDPDPVLGAGNQELGTHPYRHQPPAAAFSRSKVPSRESIVGNCLDRSSPGQAMQVPDHNGLGYPARPPSSEHPRPRSLQRHHTIQNSDDAYVQLDNLPGMSLMAGKALSSARMADAVLSQSSLMASQQLRDRDSQECGESLDGQEHPSLGDGSQHLNTSCYPSTCITDVLLSYKHPEVPFGMEQAGV; the protein is encoded by the exons atgGCGGACATGGGGCTGGACAAGGAGCGCACGGTGCAG TCGCTGAGGGCCGACGCCTACGACCACTACAGCGCCATCTACAGTCTGCTCTGCGACCGCCTGCGGCGCCACAAGAACCTGCGCATCGCCTCCTCGCCCAGCATCCCCCGCACCATCGCCTTCCCCGCCGCTGCCGGCATCCAG gcagagcagccaggcaatgCCATCAGCATCAACGTGCCACAGGTCCAGCTCATCAACCCCGAAAACCAGATCGTGGAG ACTGATGGAACGATGAACCTGGACAGCGATGAAGGGGAAGAGCCTTCACCGGAAGCCCTGGTCCGCTACCTCTCCATGCGGAGGCACACAGTGGGAGTGGCTGACCCACG GACTGAAGTCATGGAAgacctgcagaagctgctgcctggcttcccCAGGGTCACTCCCCAGGCTCCCTTCCTGCAGGTGACCCCCAACGTGAACTTCATGCACAGCGTGCTGCCTCGGCAGAACCTGCAGCCCACAGGGCAGCTGGAGTACAAG gagcagtccctgctgcagccccccacgctgcagctgctgaatgGCATGGGCCCCCTGGGCCGGCGGGCGTCGGACGGCGGCGCCAACATCCAGCTgcatgcacagcagctgctgaagcggCCGCGGGGACCCTCCCCGCTCGTCACCATGACCCCA gCCGTCCCAGCCGTCACCCCTGTGGATGAGGAGAGCTCTGATGGGGAGCCAGAtcaggaagctgtgcagag ATACTTGGCAAATAGGTCAAAAAGGCACACTCTGGCAATGACCAACCCTACAGCTGAAATCCCTCCAGACTTGCAGAGGCAGCTAGGACAGCAGTCCTTCCGACCCCGGGCTTGGGCTCCACACCTGGTCCCCGATCAGCACCG TTCTATTTACAAGGACTCCAACACCCTGCACCTCCCCACCGAGCGCTTCTCCCCCGTTCGCCGCTTCTCCGACGGCGCCGCCAGCATCCAggctttcaaagcccacctggagaAGATGGGCAACAACAGCAGCAtcaaacagctgcagcag GAGTGCgagcagctgcagaagatgtACGGCGGGCACATGGATGAGAGGACGCTGGAGaagacccagcagcagcacatgctgtaccagcaggagcagcaccacCAGATCCTTCATCAGCAGATCCAG GACTGCATCCGGCCCCCCCAGCCATCTCCACCCTTGCAAGCTCCATGTGAAaaccagccagctctgctcactcacCAGCTTCAGAG GTTACGGATCCAGCCCTCCAgcccacccccaaaccaccccaacaACCACCTCTTCAGGCAGCCCAACAGCAGCCCACCCCCCGTCAGCAGCAGCGTGCTCCAGCCCCACG GTGCCAGCTCCCAGTCCCAGTTCCAGGGGATGCCATCCCACAACACAATCTTCCCGCAGTCTGGTAActgttcccctcccccagccatgGGGCTGACGTGCctgggcctgcagcagcagtcacaGCCTCAGCAGGTCACCATCCAAGTGCAGGAGCCTGGCGACAtggtcagcagcagcctcctgccaggggcctCGGTGGCCGGGCAGGGGATGTCCTCCCACGCACGGGGAATGCCCCTCAGCCCCAGTGCCAACCAGCTCCAGATGCAGCACCGTGCCAACCTGATGGCCTCCCTCTCCTACGGCCACAGGCAGCTGTCCAAGCAGCTCAGCGCCGACAGCGCCGAGTCGCACAG cctgagcgTCAGCAGGTACCCCCCTGCCAACTACGAGCAGGTGCACTTACACCCCCACCTCTTCCCGGAGCAGCCTCGCGTCTCCCCCGGCAGCTACAGCCCCGCGGGCGGCGTCGGCTTCGCCCCGGCGCAGCAGGCTCTGAAGGtcccccagctggagcagtaCCCCGGCTTCCCCCCCGGCCCgcagccgcagcagcagcagcagcagcagcactacaCCACCTCGGCACTACAGCAGGCGCTGCTGTCCCCCACGCCCCCCGACTACAGCCGGCACCAGCAGGTGCCCCACATCCTGCAGGGACTGCTGTCGCCCCGGCACTCGCTGAGCGGCCACTCGGACATGCGGCTGCCGCAGGCGGAGTTTGCGCAGCTCCTCAAGCggcgccagcagcagcagcagcagcagcagcagcagcaggagctgcaggagctgttcaggCACATGAGCCAAGGGGACGCGGGCAGCATGGGCGCCGGCGTGGCGCAGAGCCTCTCGGAGCGCCAGGCGCTGTCCTTGCCTTACCAGAGCGCCGACAGCTAccacccccagagcagcccccagcacctgcTCAAAATCCGGGCGCAGGAATGTATCCAGCAGGcgccccccggccccgcgccGCACGGCTACGGCCCCCAGCCGGCCCTGTTCCACTCGGAGAGCATGGAGGAGGACTGCGCGGGCGAGGGCGCCCGGGACAGCTTTGCAGACACTAAGAGCTCAAACACATTGACCAAAGGTTGCCACGAGACCCCCCTGCTGGTGAGCGCAGCGGGGCACGGCGACCCCGACCCCGTGCTGGGCGCCGGCAACCAGGAGCTGGGGACCCACCCGTACCGGCAccagccccccgccgccgccttcAGCAGGAGTAAGGTGCCCAGCAGAG AGTCCATCGTTGGGAATTGCCTGGACAGGAGCTCCCCTGGCCAGGCCATGCAGGTGCCTGACCACAACGGGCTGGGGTACCCGGCACGGCCCCCCTCCAGCGAGCACCCGCGGCCCCGCAGCCTGCAGAGGCACCACACCATCCAGAACAGCGACGATGCCTAC GTGCAGTTGGACAACCTGCCCGGGATGAGCTTGATGGCAGGGAAGGCCCTGAGCTCTGCGCGCATGGCCGACGCCGTGCTCAGCCAGTCGTCGCTGAtggccagccagcagctgcgggacagggacagccagg AGTGTGGGGAGAGCTTGGACGGCCAGGAGCATCCCAGCCTGGGTGATGGCAGCCAGCACCTGAACACCTCCTGCTACCCCTCCACGTGCATCACAGACGTCCTGCTGAGCTACAAGCACCCAGAGGTGCCCTTTGggatggagcaggcaggggtgtAA